In the Anaerolineae bacterium genome, CAGTTTTTCAATGTGTTGCGGGGCGAAATGAGCCTGGTGGGGCCGCGGCCCGAGCAGCCCAGTCTGGTGGCCGAGTTGGAGAAGCGTATCCCCTTCTACCGCGCGCGTTTGCTGGTCAAGCCGGGCGTCACCGGTTGGGCGCAGATCAACTACGGCTATGTGGCCACGGTCTACGAGACCGAGGTCAAGTTGGAGTACGATTTGTACTACATCAAACATCGGGGGATGTTGTTCGACCTGGTCATCATTTTGCGCACTTTGGGTACCATCATTGGAGGAAAGGGGCGCTGATGAGCCCACTGGCATTGGTCACCGGAGGGGCCGGGTTTATCGGCTCCCACCTTGTGCGCGGTCTCCTAGCCCGCGGCTACCGGGTGCGCGTGTTGGACGATTTTTCCACCGGGCGGCCGGAGAACCTGGAGGGGCTGCGCGGCCCCCTGGAGGTCCGGGAGGGAGACTTGCGCGATCCGCGGGTTCTGGCCGATGCGCTGCGAGGGGTGGAGGTGGTCTTTCATCAGGCGGCCTTCGTCTCGGTCCCGGCTTCCATGAAAGACCCGCTGGCCTGCCACACGGTGAACACCGATGGCACGGCCCGCTTGCTCGAGTTGGCCCGCCGGGCCGGGGTGGCCAAGGTGGTGCTAGCCTCCAGCGCGGCGGTGTACGGTGACGCGGACGCTTTCCCCCTGTGCGAGGACCTGCCTTACCGCCCCCTTTCGCCTTATGCGGCCTCCAAGGCGACCAACGAGGTCTACGCTCGGCTGTATACCCTGGCTTTTGGGTTGCCCGTGGTGGCGTTGCGCTATTTCAATGTGTACGGCCCGCGCCAGCGGCCCGACAGCCCCTATGCGGCCGTCATTCCCATTTTCATCCGTCGGCTGCTCGATGGCCAGCCGCCTACCGTGTTTGGCGACGGCACCCAACGCCGCGACTTTGTCTTCGTGGGCGATGTGGTGCGGGCGAACCTGCTGGCCGCCGAGCGCAGCGCGGCCGATGGCCAGGCGCTCAACATCTGCACCGGCGTGGAGGTGAGCCTGTTGGATTTGCTGGCCGTGCTGCGCGACCTGGTCCCCAACGCGCCGGAGCCTGTCTTCGCCCCACCGCGCCCCGGCGATATCCATCGCTCGGTGGGCGACCCCAGCCGGGCCGAGCGCCTGTTGGGCTTCCGCGCCCAGACACCCCTGCGCGAGGGTCTGGCCCAGGTGATGGCGTGGATGAGGAATACGGCGAAGGGAGAAAGGAAATGAAAGTCTCGCGTTGGTTGCCGTTCGTGTATGCGTTGTTGTTGCTTTGGGCAGGAGTGCATTATGCGGCCCGGATCGACCAGGCCTTGGATGTGGGATTTGCAGATGAAACGCACTACCTGGACCAGGGGCTGCGACTTACTTTTGAAAACATGCGCACCTTCCGCGCGCCTTTGTACGGAGTGTGGTATAAGGCCCTTTCTTTGATCGAAGACGACCC is a window encoding:
- a CDS encoding SDR family oxidoreductase; protein product: MSPLALVTGGAGFIGSHLVRGLLARGYRVRVLDDFSTGRPENLEGLRGPLEVREGDLRDPRVLADALRGVEVVFHQAAFVSVPASMKDPLACHTVNTDGTARLLELARRAGVAKVVLASSAAVYGDADAFPLCEDLPYRPLSPYAASKATNEVYARLYTLAFGLPVVALRYFNVYGPRQRPDSPYAAVIPIFIRRLLDGQPPTVFGDGTQRRDFVFVGDVVRANLLAAERSAADGQALNICTGVEVSLLDLLAVLRDLVPNAPEPVFAPPRPGDIHRSVGDPSRAERLLGFRAQTPLREGLAQVMAWMRNTAKGERK